A genome region from Lucilia cuprina isolate Lc7/37 chromosome 3, ASM2204524v1, whole genome shotgun sequence includes the following:
- the LOC111684700 gene encoding GDP-fucose protein O-fucosyltransferase 2 — MIRIEGCLVVLLLIFVNIGNATKPTCLGFDKWLKFISKQPQPPHCPFTTENKNNAIYLLYDVNPPEGFNLRRDVYIRLAVFMRHLQATPGYENVRIVLPPWRRLYHWKSHHIEQDNVPWENFFNIESLKRYAPVMDFPEFLAEYKTFGVEETFGLAVHKVLQLRHFKDMFENGVFRDKWELSNECPENPHILQGSFLKEYPLWIKEPKIQCVNYQGSATLLKQVINRITKGFENDNLPKVTAILNAEIVLHEHWADREFWRARRSMRFADNLMKIAADFRLSNFNSYDKVDNVQRPPMWEYETPKHKGKALGGPYLCVHLRRGDFLYGREKTTPTLKSSALQIKYYLQNHNLTTVFLATDATAFEIKNLKSYIPRYRVVRFSAENLYQKSLIKDGGIAIIDQIICSHAHFFIGTYESTFTYRIYEEREILGFPRDRTFNTLCKKSTMENCLQNSVWPFVY, encoded by the coding sequence atgatTAGAATAGAGGGGTGCTTAGTTGtcttattgttaatatttgtgAACATTGGAAATGCAACTAAACCTACATGTTTGGGATTTGATAAATGGCTGAAATTTATATCTAAACAGCCTCAACCACCCCACTGTCCATTtacaacagaaaataaaaataatgccaTATATTTGCTGTACGATGTAAATCCTCCGGAAGGATTCAATTTACGTCGCGATGTTTATATACGTTTAGCCGTTTTCATGCGTCATTTACAAGCAACACCTGGTTACGAAAATGTTCGTATTGTTTTACCACCTTGGCGTAGATTGTACCACTGGAAGTCTCATCATATAGAACAGGATAATGTACCTtgggaaaattttttcaatatagaaAGTTTAAAACGTTATGCACCTGTTATGGATTTTCCAGAATTTCTAGCAGAATATAAAACTTTCGGAGTAGAAGAAACTTTTGGCTTAGCAGTGCACAAAGTGTTACAGTTAAGACATTTTAAAGATATGTTTGAAAATGGCGTGTTTAGAGATAAATGGGAACTAAGCAATGAGTGTCCCGAAAATCCCCATATATTACAGGGATCATTTTTGAAAGAATATCCCCTTTGGATAAAAGAGCCGAAAATACAATGCGTCAATTATCAGGGTAGTGCAACCCTTTTAAAACAAGTTATTAATCGTATAACAAAAGGTTTTGAAAACGATAATCTGCCTAAAGTTACAGCCATTTTAAACGCTGAAATAGTTCTACATGAACACTGGGCTGATCGAGAATTTTGGAGAGCCCGCCGTTCTATGCGTTTTGCAGACAATCTTATGAAAATTGCGGCGGATTTTCGTCTGTCTAATTTCAATAGTTATGATAAAGTAGATAATGTGCAAAGACCACCTATGTGGGAATATGAAACTCCCAAACATAAAGGCAAAGCTTTGGGAGGTCCATACTTGTGTGTTCACTTAAGGCGTGGAGATTTCTTATATGGCCGTGAAAAAACCACACCTACATTAAAATCATCCGCGCTACAAATCAAATACTATTTACAAAATCACAATCTCACCACAGTGTTTCTAGCAACGGACGCTACAgcgtttgaaattaaaaatctgAAATCATACATTCCACGCTATCGTGTTGTTCGTTTCTCCGCAGAGAATCTATATCAGAAATCTCTAATTAAAGATGGTGGCATTGCCATCATAGATCAAATAATATGTTCACATGCTCATTTCTTTATCGGTACCTACGAGAG